Proteins encoded in a region of the Pirellulaceae bacterium genome:
- a CDS encoding DNA-formamidopyrimidine glycosylase family protein, which produces MPEGDTIFRTATRLRAVLNGQELQAAESRQAAVDFAPVVGRQITATEARGKHLLLHFDSGHVLHSHMGMTGAWHIYAPDQPWQKAPRQASVVLKVSGKVCVCFSPKQMELLTASGLRRHAYLSRLGPDLLSEQFCVSDAITRCRVHDLRPIGESVMNQTIICGIGNIYKSEVLFLTQINPFATGRTLTDEQWRTVLLKAQQLMKKNRRGYPRRTRFGQDGQRLWVYGRLNESCLRCGTRIQMRRQGDLGRSTYWCADCQS; this is translated from the coding sequence ATGCCCGAAGGTGACACGATTTTTCGCACGGCTACCCGCTTGCGAGCCGTCCTGAATGGTCAGGAATTACAGGCCGCCGAGTCGAGACAAGCCGCAGTCGATTTCGCGCCGGTCGTGGGCCGACAGATTACTGCCACCGAAGCAAGAGGAAAGCATCTATTGCTGCATTTTGATAGTGGTCATGTGCTGCACTCGCATATGGGGATGACCGGAGCGTGGCACATTTACGCACCCGACCAACCTTGGCAAAAAGCACCTCGGCAGGCTTCCGTGGTTCTAAAAGTGAGTGGCAAGGTTTGCGTTTGTTTCAGTCCGAAACAGATGGAACTATTGACAGCTAGTGGGCTGAGGCGGCATGCCTATCTCTCTCGCTTGGGACCCGATCTGCTCAGCGAACAGTTTTGTGTCAGCGACGCGATCACACGCTGTCGTGTGCATGACTTGCGGCCGATTGGCGAATCTGTAATGAATCAGACGATCATCTGCGGGATTGGAAATATCTACAAGTCAGAAGTTCTCTTTTTGACTCAGATCAATCCTTTTGCGACGGGTCGAACCCTGACAGATGAACAATGGCGAACTGTTCTACTAAAAGCTCAGCAGCTAATGAAGAAAAATCGCAGAGGCTATCCGCGTCGAACTCGCTTTGGTCAGGATGGACAACGGCTGTGGGTCTACGGCCGACTGAACGAATCCTGTTTGCGATGTGGGACACGTATCCAAATGCGCAGGCAAGGTGACCTTGGACGTTCCACCTATTGGTGCGCGGATTGCCAATCATGA
- a CDS encoding DUF1559 domain-containing protein, with protein MSIVMNQLIYVVGMLFGFIGFGIPISMPPGVEDPFLSRIAPETCVYYTNWAGAVPPDPKSNNQIEKLLSETEMRSFASYLNTGFGKALLDSAPASSDRQGLVVVEAGHLGGKLLVTQPLSLFVSDLEMAPVDVEAGLVIRLDDNKQTTEEVLKKLETAIFRGTVIDVTINDTHTFRQTEIASTKLTWGIDGNYLMVGVGEGSMAGILDRAKTPAPTWLSDLQAEYTLPRRATLTYADLQALIKIGAAVLPDSAQAGFFAESPLQHLRSYVSVSGLNAERFICRTDFLLDEKAQAKLPAVPSQPLKIKELRPIPANAIVAVAIKTNLQKSLESALDLFAVVNLASRQESNNLLDALARSLSIDLKKELLQCLGDVLTVHTSVEDGGMLTGWIATISVVDAAALEASQAKIVESLNKTKNLKVIHNEVDGHAVKTIRYAAFPFAPSWCLTGSELVFGLFPQAVREHLRGDKDRASLADLPRVKELFRGGQAPCIVAYQDTSYTMRELYPAVQMGIQSVSSMLANEGIDIDVTRLPSMSALTRNVKPSWWTLSHSDNRYRIESFHSLPGSSMAATAPLVFAATLPTVTAARESARRTTSGNNLRQLGLAIMNYESVHKSYPAAYNTDKNGKPLLSWRVHILPYLEEIDLYNDFQLDEPWDSPRNRKLIARMPRFYRAPNSQADPGKTNYVTIRDPHGVIVLPASNQNGKTTPRGLRMREITDGTSNTIMMVEAGDEQAVVWTKPDDWTPGDGNPVKALMGLHQGVLMASFCDGSLRAIAESLSPEKLRALFTRDGAEEVGSF; from the coding sequence GTGTCAATCGTTATGAATCAGCTGATTTATGTTGTTGGGATGTTGTTTGGTTTCATTGGTTTTGGAATTCCGATTTCGATGCCACCTGGCGTCGAGGATCCGTTCCTGTCTCGAATCGCTCCAGAGACCTGTGTGTATTACACGAACTGGGCTGGCGCAGTACCGCCCGACCCAAAGAGTAACAATCAGATCGAAAAACTTCTTTCCGAAACGGAAATGCGATCCTTTGCGAGCTATTTGAACACAGGTTTTGGTAAGGCACTCTTGGATTCTGCTCCAGCAAGTAGTGATCGCCAGGGATTGGTAGTGGTCGAAGCTGGTCACCTGGGTGGGAAATTATTGGTAACTCAACCCCTCTCGCTATTTGTGAGCGATCTTGAGATGGCTCCCGTTGACGTCGAAGCTGGTTTGGTCATACGACTGGATGACAATAAGCAAACGACAGAGGAAGTGTTGAAAAAGTTGGAGACTGCCATCTTTCGCGGAACGGTGATCGATGTGACTATTAACGACACGCATACGTTCCGTCAGACGGAAATTGCATCAACAAAGTTGACTTGGGGGATTGATGGTAACTATTTAATGGTGGGAGTTGGGGAAGGCTCCATGGCCGGCATTTTGGATCGAGCAAAAACCCCCGCACCCACTTGGCTGAGCGATTTGCAAGCGGAATATACGTTGCCGCGTCGGGCGACGTTGACATACGCTGATCTGCAAGCGTTGATCAAGATAGGTGCGGCGGTGTTACCGGACTCTGCGCAGGCAGGTTTTTTCGCCGAATCGCCACTGCAGCATTTGAGGTCGTATGTTTCGGTCAGTGGACTTAATGCCGAACGTTTTATCTGTCGTACCGATTTCTTGCTTGACGAAAAGGCTCAAGCAAAACTCCCCGCAGTACCTTCTCAGCCGTTGAAGATCAAAGAGCTTCGCCCCATCCCAGCGAACGCGATCGTTGCCGTAGCCATCAAGACTAATCTTCAGAAGAGCCTTGAGTCAGCCTTGGACTTGTTCGCTGTCGTTAATCTTGCGAGCCGACAAGAATCTAACAATCTGCTGGATGCTCTTGCTCGAAGTCTTTCCATCGACCTGAAAAAAGAATTGTTGCAATGCTTGGGAGATGTCTTGACGGTTCACACCTCGGTAGAAGACGGCGGCATGCTGACAGGTTGGATTGCCACGATTTCTGTCGTTGACGCGGCAGCTCTGGAAGCAAGCCAAGCAAAGATCGTTGAAAGTTTGAATAAAACTAAAAATTTGAAGGTGATTCACAACGAAGTTGATGGGCATGCTGTGAAAACGATCCGTTACGCCGCGTTTCCATTCGCGCCGAGTTGGTGTCTAACGGGAAGTGAATTAGTCTTTGGGCTCTTTCCGCAAGCCGTGCGCGAGCATCTTCGAGGAGACAAGGATCGCGCCTCGTTGGCAGACTTGCCGCGAGTGAAGGAATTGTTTCGTGGCGGTCAAGCTCCCTGCATCGTCGCCTACCAAGACACAAGCTATACGATGCGCGAGTTGTACCCGGCTGTGCAAATGGGAATTCAAAGCGTTAGCAGCATGCTTGCGAATGAAGGCATCGACATCGATGTCACACGTTTGCCGAGTATGTCGGCTTTGACACGCAATGTGAAGCCAAGTTGGTGGACCCTGAGTCACTCAGACAATAGATATCGCATCGAGTCATTCCACAGTTTGCCTGGCAGTAGCATGGCTGCGACGGCACCATTAGTCTTCGCCGCGACTCTGCCGACAGTGACCGCTGCTCGTGAGTCTGCCCGTCGCACCACCTCGGGAAACAATCTGCGACAATTGGGACTTGCGATAATGAATTACGAATCCGTTCACAAAAGTTATCCGGCCGCTTATAACACGGATAAAAACGGTAAGCCATTATTAAGCTGGCGAGTGCACATCTTGCCGTATCTCGAAGAAATTGATCTCTATAACGATTTTCAACTCGACGAGCCTTGGGACAGCCCACGCAATCGTAAGTTGATTGCGAGAATGCCAAGGTTTTATCGGGCCCCCAACAGTCAAGCGGATCCGGGCAAGACAAATTACGTAACCATTCGTGATCCGCACGGAGTGATTGTCCTGCCCGCTAGTAACCAAAATGGTAAGACAACACCACGCGGTCTGAGGATGCGGGAAATCACAGACGGCACGTCGAACACGATCATGATGGTCGAAGCGGGCGATGAACAAGCTGTTGTCTGGACAAAACCGGATGACTGGACTCCAGGCGATGGTAATCCAGTGAAAGCTTTGATGGGATTACATCAAGGTGTATTGATGGCTTCTTTTTGCGATGGCAGTTTGCGAGCGATTGCGGAAAGTCTGAGTCCGGAGAAGCTCCGAGCACTGTTCACGCGAGATGGTGCGGAAGAGGTAGGTAGTTTTTGA
- a CDS encoding squalene--hopene cyclase, with product MATNSPFGRECAIACLLVIAVSPFSLSVSLAQVPTIRYGDRTSPEVKLIYDRGLNYLSEKQQTDGSWAGGQRGGGITGLCLMAFLASGEDPNFGQYSLNVRKAIRNLLRSQNSNTGFIPNSMYHHGFATLALSEAYGAVDESLLWDDVQNADGKTIGTALELAVRCAVTSQKNNRQGGWRYSPASTDSDTSVSGAVLMGLLAARNAGIEVPDASIDRALQYFRSSTSDTGMVAYSGGLGGFGESMNRSAIATLVMAVGKRKTWPQYKATTEHIATRLNHQETGHPFYFRYYMAQALFQADFEAWQDWKRENLIVLRETQAKDGSFQSGHGFAYGTAMSLLSLALEYRFLPIYER from the coding sequence ATGGCAACGAATTCTCCATTTGGACGTGAATGCGCCATCGCTTGCTTGCTGGTGATTGCAGTAAGTCCATTCAGCTTGTCGGTATCGCTGGCTCAAGTCCCGACGATTCGGTACGGTGATCGCACATCGCCCGAGGTCAAACTGATCTATGATCGAGGCCTCAATTATCTATCTGAGAAACAACAAACGGACGGTTCCTGGGCGGGCGGACAACGCGGCGGCGGGATCACCGGATTGTGCCTGATGGCATTCCTCGCCTCGGGCGAGGATCCGAACTTTGGTCAGTACTCGTTGAATGTTCGCAAGGCAATCCGCAATCTCCTGCGCAGCCAAAATTCTAACACCGGCTTTATCCCCAATAGCATGTACCACCATGGATTCGCCACATTAGCATTGTCGGAAGCGTATGGCGCGGTGGATGAAAGTCTTTTGTGGGACGACGTGCAAAACGCTGATGGTAAAACGATTGGCACTGCCTTGGAATTAGCCGTACGTTGTGCCGTAACTTCGCAAAAAAACAATCGCCAAGGTGGTTGGCGATATTCTCCTGCGTCGACAGATTCTGACACGTCCGTTTCCGGCGCAGTCCTCATGGGATTGCTTGCGGCACGGAACGCGGGCATCGAGGTTCCGGATGCGTCGATCGATCGAGCGCTACAATATTTTCGCAGCAGCACTTCGGATACTGGTATGGTCGCCTATTCCGGTGGGCTTGGCGGATTTGGTGAATCCATGAATCGATCGGCGATCGCGACTCTAGTCATGGCGGTGGGCAAACGCAAAACCTGGCCCCAATACAAAGCCACAACCGAACACATCGCGACGCGATTGAACCATCAAGAAACGGGGCATCCGTTCTACTTTCGCTACTACATGGCACAAGCCTTATTCCAAGCTGACTTTGAAGCATGGCAGGACTGGAAACGGGAAAATCTAATTGTTCTGCGGGAAACTCAAGCGAAAGACGGCAGCTTCCAGAGCGGTCATGGATTTGCCTATGGAACCGCCATGTCGTTGCTGTCACTGGCGTTGGAATACCGTTTCTTACCTATTTATGAACGTTGA
- a CDS encoding TlpA disulfide reductase family protein gives MKLATAWLCSAVLMSSLTSHLGADPMPAKLNWNNGDQLAGKLLGADRTHLEWEAPVFTQPFQIDLNQLRSVQLQSADQLLDSDESFRFFLQSGDVINGDLIKLSTKQLIIQSKRHGQISLDRKQVRSFRRLNDPAMIFEGPAGLNGWSTISRSRTVDDWKVEPQGVLSTEIVGSELYRDLSLPEIAEIEITLSWKQKPGFLITFVEPGARRVPRQTVKLETWDDELVMQALASTGDFEQVQTLGQDVKRIQLRLIWDQSSGELTAFSRTGELLSKLKADRQVGKKLTCLYIKNKGAHLRLEGLRVRSWNGTALSALAEGQSHIHQLDGIFIYGTTQELRNNELVFVGDQDETLIPLESVSAVDFGESDSDPSNQQPFRVNFTDGTAIGGELLSIDQNRITVQTRYSETPITSSRNGMYSLSWRQNKQVEEIPTDILENRGGRLHGKLAPVGERGLLGWKPTGSRNASPLTSSHPARIIRQTANLESPLEQENDQIYFRNGDVIPGRILSMNEQQIELDPAFAAPTSISRNYVRAIDFGTSEDHIGLPFDQSEWVISNSSKGAINRTADQLVFHQSTTIIHPALPAGNSVSFHATWTEKEPVSLTIGLRTQIGKRPPTPYCKLYFIGEQVHIQDLKRGQSFVYRRRLPDRNAEIEMSLTSKRFKLVINGETTLNEAVGNDRPEILGLMLAVKRERPNGRPTNNLLTISMLKTGNAFRPAGSIAIDDDRKQQILTIPRNRKNNPPTHLLAARNDDLLRGRLVSMNSEQVNFRSRLSDLSFPRERVAIVLWLDPPQNPDQNTAQPAPSNTKLDHPMQAVLNGGVTFSFSADRMSEGHILGTHPFLGQCRIPMKQVREIRIGQHTASEPESPFADWVLTHAPEPRFATTSSTRDNPGQGQISGVDSPLVGTKAKDFQAKLIDGQTFRLSNHSKKILILDFWATWCGPCLRAMPEVMEAAARFPKDKVLLVGVNQQESPKTVRDFLAAKKWNLSVAFDPEGAIAKHFEVEAIPRTVIIGSDGQIKRVYDGANNNLQQEITQTLIELGVESSAKDKF, from the coding sequence ATGAAACTTGCAACTGCGTGGCTTTGTAGCGCTGTGCTCATGAGCTCGTTAACCAGTCACTTGGGGGCCGACCCGATGCCCGCCAAATTGAATTGGAACAACGGAGATCAGCTCGCCGGAAAATTATTGGGCGCAGATCGAACTCACCTCGAATGGGAAGCTCCCGTCTTCACCCAACCATTCCAAATCGATCTCAATCAACTCCGCTCTGTTCAACTTCAAAGTGCTGATCAACTTCTTGACAGCGATGAATCGTTCCGCTTCTTCCTGCAATCCGGAGACGTCATCAACGGTGATCTGATCAAACTTTCCACAAAACAACTTATCATCCAATCTAAGCGTCATGGACAAATAAGTCTCGATCGAAAGCAGGTCCGAAGCTTCCGCAGGCTCAACGATCCCGCCATGATCTTCGAAGGCCCTGCAGGATTGAACGGATGGTCCACGATTAGCCGATCGCGAACCGTAGACGACTGGAAAGTAGAACCTCAAGGTGTGTTATCAACCGAGATTGTCGGGTCCGAACTTTATCGTGACCTTAGCCTACCTGAAATCGCCGAAATCGAAATCACACTCAGCTGGAAACAGAAACCTGGTTTCCTCATCACGTTTGTTGAACCGGGTGCTCGACGAGTCCCTCGTCAAACCGTCAAACTTGAAACCTGGGATGATGAACTAGTCATGCAAGCACTCGCAAGCACGGGTGATTTTGAACAGGTACAAACCTTAGGACAGGATGTCAAGCGCATCCAACTGCGATTGATTTGGGATCAATCATCCGGCGAGCTGACGGCTTTCTCACGCACGGGTGAATTACTTTCCAAGCTCAAGGCAGATCGTCAAGTCGGCAAAAAACTGACTTGCCTTTATATCAAGAATAAAGGCGCACATCTTCGACTCGAAGGTTTGCGCGTCCGCAGCTGGAATGGGACCGCCTTATCGGCTCTCGCCGAAGGACAAAGTCACATCCATCAATTAGATGGAATATTCATTTACGGCACCACTCAAGAGTTGCGGAACAACGAACTCGTCTTTGTTGGCGATCAGGACGAAACACTCATTCCGTTGGAATCGGTTTCCGCCGTGGACTTTGGTGAAAGCGACTCGGACCCGTCGAATCAACAACCGTTCCGTGTCAATTTCACGGATGGCACAGCGATCGGTGGTGAATTGCTGTCGATTGATCAGAATCGCATCACCGTTCAAACCCGCTATAGCGAAACACCTATAACTTCCAGTCGGAATGGCATGTACTCGCTCTCGTGGCGTCAGAACAAACAGGTCGAAGAGATTCCGACCGATATTCTGGAAAATCGTGGTGGCCGACTGCACGGCAAATTAGCCCCCGTCGGTGAGCGGGGTCTGCTGGGGTGGAAACCAACCGGAAGTAGAAATGCGAGCCCGCTAACATCGTCCCATCCGGCTCGCATCATTCGCCAAACAGCAAATTTGGAATCACCGTTGGAACAGGAAAATGACCAAATCTATTTCCGCAACGGCGATGTGATTCCGGGCCGCATCCTGTCAATGAATGAGCAACAGATCGAGTTAGATCCGGCGTTCGCTGCCCCAACGAGCATCTCGCGAAATTACGTTCGGGCAATCGATTTCGGCACGTCCGAGGACCACATCGGCTTACCATTTGACCAATCGGAGTGGGTCATCTCAAACAGCAGCAAAGGAGCGATCAATCGCACGGCTGACCAACTAGTGTTCCATCAATCCACCACCATCATCCACCCGGCCTTGCCAGCCGGAAACAGCGTATCATTCCATGCCACCTGGACAGAAAAAGAACCTGTTAGTTTAACCATCGGCTTACGAACTCAAATTGGAAAACGACCGCCCACACCCTACTGCAAGCTGTACTTCATTGGCGAGCAAGTGCACATCCAGGATCTGAAAAGAGGGCAAAGTTTCGTCTATCGACGTCGACTGCCCGATCGAAACGCTGAAATCGAAATGTCGCTCACTTCCAAGCGTTTCAAACTAGTCATTAATGGTGAGACCACGTTGAATGAAGCCGTTGGCAACGATCGTCCAGAAATACTCGGGCTTATGCTTGCCGTCAAACGAGAGCGGCCCAATGGTCGACCTACCAACAATCTCCTCACAATTTCGATGCTGAAAACGGGCAACGCGTTTCGACCTGCCGGTTCAATCGCCATCGACGACGATCGGAAACAACAGATTTTGACCATACCGAGAAATCGAAAAAATAATCCTCCTACTCACCTGCTTGCGGCGCGAAATGACGATCTTTTACGAGGTCGGCTGGTCAGCATGAATTCCGAACAGGTCAACTTTCGATCTCGCTTGTCGGATCTTTCATTTCCACGTGAACGCGTGGCAATCGTGCTTTGGTTAGATCCGCCCCAGAACCCAGATCAAAACACTGCTCAACCGGCCCCTTCCAACACAAAACTTGATCACCCCATGCAAGCCGTCCTGAACGGTGGAGTAACCTTCAGCTTTTCCGCCGATCGCATGTCGGAGGGACATATCCTTGGCACACACCCATTCCTGGGCCAATGTCGAATCCCGATGAAACAAGTTCGCGAAATCCGGATTGGTCAGCACACGGCTTCGGAGCCAGAAAGTCCCTTTGCCGACTGGGTACTGACCCATGCGCCGGAACCGCGATTCGCGACAACATCCAGTACACGAGACAATCCCGGACAAGGACAAATCTCCGGTGTAGACTCCCCGCTGGTCGGCACAAAGGCAAAAGACTTCCAGGCGAAGCTAATCGACGGCCAGACATTTCGACTCAGCAATCACTCTAAGAAAATCTTGATCCTCGATTTCTGGGCTACTTGGTGCGGACCTTGCCTTCGTGCGATGCCGGAAGTGATGGAGGCAGCTGCCCGATTCCCGAAAGACAAGGTTCTGTTGGTTGGAGTCAATCAACAGGAATCACCCAAGACCGTTCGGGATTTCCTTGCCGCGAAAAAATGGAATTTGTCCGTCGCCTTCGACCCGGAAGGAGCAATCGCCAAGCATTTTGAGGTGGAGGCAATTCCCCGAACAGTCATTATCGGCTCGGATGGTCAAATCAAACGCGTCTACGACGGTGCAAACAATAACCTGCAGCAAGAAATCACTCAGACCTTGATCGAACTTGGAGTTGAATCATCCGCCAAGGACAAGTTTTAA